TATTTTAAAATATAAATATTTAATAACAACAGTTGATTCTATTAAGGAAATGGAGAAAAAATATTTAAGCAAAAAATAGTATGAGTTTTTTAGATAAAATTAAAAAAACAATAAAAAAAGAAGATAAAAAAGATGTTAAAAAAGAATCCGCCAACTGGCGGAAAAAAAAGACAGAAAAAAAGAAAGACGTGAAAAAAACAGAACAGAAAAAAATTGTTCCGCTTCGCCAGCCAGCGTATGGCGGAAAAGAAGTGAAAGTAAAAGAAGCAAAAAAGAAAAAAACAGATGGGATCGCTTATAGAATTTTAGTAAAACCATTGATTACTGAAAAAGTTACTGATTTAGCTGTTTTTAACCAATACGCTTTTGCCGTGTCAATTAACGCGAATAAAATAGATATAAAAAAAGCAATTCAAGAAGTGTATGGTGTAATGCCAATCGCAGTGAATGTTATAAATATGAGAGGGAAAAAAGTAAGATCAGGGAAAGTTTCAGGCAGGACAAAAAGATGGAAAAAAGCGATTATAACTTTAAAAAAGGGAGAAAAAATAGAAGTTTACAAAGGCGTTTAGTCTATTGAGATAATTGAGATTATTGAGATATTTAAGATTTTTGGGATAATAATTTAAATTTAAATCCCAACTATCCTAACTGTCCCAATAATCTCAAAAATTTTATTATAAATAATATGGGTATTAAAAAATACAAACCAATAACTCCGGGAAGGCGCAAATCATCAGTGCAGGATTTTTCTGATATTACAAAAAAAGATCCGGAAAAGTCTTTGGTTATTATTAAAAAAAGAAAAGGTGGCAGAAATAATCAAGGGAAAATAACTGTTCGCCATCGCGGAGGCGGAGCAAAAAGATATATTAGAATTATAGATTTTAAACAGAATAGATTTGACGATCCAGCAACTGTGAGCGCTATTGAATATGATCCAAATAGAGGCGCTAGAATCGCTTTAATAAAATATGAAGATGGCGAGAAAAAGTATATAATCGCTCCAATAGGAATGAAAGTTGGCAATAAAATTGTTTCTTCCAAAAAAGCAGAAACTGAAATAAAATCAGGAAATAGAACATTGTTGAAAAATATTCCTTCTGGATTAAGCGTTTATAACATAGAACTTGTCCCTGGAAAAGGCGGACAAATTGCTAGGGGCGCTGGAACTGTTGTTAAATTAATGGCTGTTGAGGGAAAATATGCCCAGCTTAAAATGCCGTCAGGAGAAATAAGACTGGTTCTAAAAGATTGTATGGCAACAATTGGGCAAGCAAGCAATCCAGATTATCGTTTAATAAGATGGGGAAAAGCTGGCAGAATTAGGCATAAAGGGATTAGGCCGACTGTAAGAGGAAAAGCAATGAATCCAGTCGACCATCCGCATGGAGGCGGGGAAGGAAATCAGCCAATCGGATTAAAGCATCCAAAGACTCCATGGGGGAAGCCAGCATTGGGCGTTAGAACAAGAAATAAGAAAAAAAGTTCAAATAGATTAATTATTAAAAGAAGAAAAATAAAAAGAAAATAATAAATAATAAGATTTTTAAGATAGTTAGAATTATTAAGATTATTAGGATAATAAATTAAAATCCTAAACATCTTAAATATTCTAATAATCCTGATAATCTTATAAAAAATTATGTCTAGGAGTTTAAAAAAAGGCCCGTATATTAATGAAAGATTGTTGAAGAAAATAAAAGATTTAAAGCAGGGCGACAAAACAATAATAAAAACATGGGATAGGTCTTGCGTTATTACGCCGGATATGATAGGGTTTACTATTGGAATTCATAATGGAAAGACTCATATTCCTGTATTTATTAGTGAGAATATGGTCGGGCATAAGCTTGGAGAATTTTCAGCCACAAGAAAATTTGTTTCTCATGGCGGAAAAATGGCTAAAACTCAAGCAAAAGGAGCAAAATAATTATTAATAATCCGAATGCCGCGAATTATAATGCGAATTCCGCGAATATAATATAATATTATTCGCGACATTCGCATATAATTCGCTGATTCGCATTATACTTTATGGAAATGAAAGCAAGAGCAAAACACATAAAAATGAGCCCGAAGAAAATTCGGTTAGTTGTTGATGTTATTAGAAAAATGGATGTTAATAACGCTTCAGCACAATTGAAGTTTATAAATAAATTAGCAACAAAACCAGTTGAGAAATTATTAAATTCAGCTGTTGCTAACGCGAAACATAATTTTGGATTAGAAAAAGATAATTTATATATAAAAGAAATAAGAGTTGATGAAGGTGCGGTTTTAAAAAGATGGCGTCCAAGAGCGTTTGGAAGAGCAGGGGCAATTAGAAAGAGAAGTTCTCATATATCCTTGATTTTAGACGAGAAGGAAGAAACAAAGAAAAAAGAGATTAAAAAAGCAAAAATATCAGCTCCTGAAACAGTAAAAGAATCTCCAAAAAATGAAATTAAAAAAGAAAGTACTCTTCGCCATCCGCCGGCTGGCGGAGCTGATGGTGGGAAAAAAGATGGAATAGAAACAAAAAAGCCAACTGAGGAAGAAATTGCAAAAGAAATTTTTGATGAGCGAGAAAAAGGAAAACATCGTCATAAAGAACATCAAGATAAATTAAGAAAAAAAAGCAAGCATGGGATTGTTAAGAGAATGTTTAGAAGAAAAGCGGGATAAATAAAATAGTTTCATTAGTTTTTAGAATATAATTTAAAATCTAATGAAGCTAGCAAAGCTAAAAGTTAAAAATATGGGACAAAAAGTTAATCCAAAATCATTTAGACTGCATAGTATTTATAGCTGGGATTCAAGCTGGTTTTCTGAAAAGAATTTTAGCAAATTTTTGCGTGAAGATGTTTTGATTAAAGAATATATTAAAAAGAAATTGAAAGATATGGGGGTAGCTAAAATCAGCATTAAAAGATCAGGTAATTCTTTTGAGTTGGACATTTATTCATCAAAGCCAGGAATGATTATCGGGCGTGGCGGAGCTGGCATTGAAAATTTACGTAAAGAAATAATCAAAAAATTTTTTAAAAATAGCCAAGGCAAAAATAGAACAGTTATAGATTTAAATATAAAAGAGGTAAAAAATCCTAATCTTTCAGCTGAATTAGTGGCTCAGTCAATAGTTGTTGATTTAGAAAAAAGAATACTTTTTAGAAGAGCGATGAAACAAGCGATTGAAAGAGTAAAAAAAGCAGGAGTTAAAGGAGTAAAAGTAAGATTGTCTGGACGGCTTAACGGAGTTGAAATCGCGAGAACAGAACATCTGTCTCATGGTAATCTGCCATTACATACTTTACGCGCTGATATTGATTATGCCCTTAGAATAGCTAGCACTACTTATGGAGCAATTGGAGTTAAAGTATGGATTTATAAAGGAGAAATTTTTAAAAGTAAAAATTAAAATTTAAAATGAAAAATTTTTCACAAAATAATTACAAAAAATTTTACTTTTTAACTTTTATTTTTTAATTTGAAATATGTTAGCACCAAAAAAGACAAAATATAGAAAGTCGCAAAAAGGAAGAAGAAGAGAGCGAGATATCGCAACATCCGGAACAGATGTTTCTTTTGGGGCTTATGGCTTAAAAGCTCAGACTTCTCATTGGGTGGATTCCAGGCAGATTGAATCAGCAAGAAGAGCAATAACCCATTTTTTAAAAAGAAAAGGGAAAATGTGGATAAGAATTTTTCCAGATAAGCCAGTAACGGCAAAAGGAGCTGAAATGCCCATGGGAAAAGGAAAAGGAGCTGTTGACCGTTATGTTGCTATGGTTAGAAGCGGAATGATTTTGTTTGAAATTGCTGGAGTTTCAGAAGAAGAAGCGAAAAGAGCAATGAAATTAGCGGAATATAAATTGCCAGTTAAATGTAAATTTGTTAACAAATAATTATATGGACATAAAAGAAATAAAAAAAATGCCAAAAAAAGAATTAAAAAGAAAGTTAAATGAAAAACGCGATAAACTTCGCGAATTTAGATTTAATGTTGAGAGCAGGCATCTTAAAAATGTAAGAGCTATAAGGGAATCAAAAAAAGATATAGCAAAAATATTGACTATTTTAAATCAAAATGATAAATTATCTAAATAACAAATTGATATATGGCAGATAATAAGACAATTAAAAGAATTTTTAACGGCGTTGTAATGTCAGACAAAATGGAAAAAACAATAGTTGTAAAAGTTGACAGAACAAAAATTCATCCAAAATATAAGAAAAGATATGTAGTAAGTAAGAGATATAAAGTTCATGACGCTAAAAACAGGTTTAAAGAGGGGGATAAAGTAGCGTTTGTTGAATGCCGTCCGTTAAGTAAAGATAAAAGATGGAGAGTAATTTATAAATAAAAGGATTATTAAGATTATTAGGAATTTTAAGATTTTTATGATAATTAATCAATCTATACCCCAATAATTCTAAAAATTCTAATCATCTTAAACATTTCAAATAAATATATGGTTCAACATAGATCAATGTTAAAAGTTGCTGATAATTCTGGAGCGAAAAGAGTCCAGTGTATTGGTTTGTTTGGCGGGACAGGAATTAGGTACGGAAGAATCGGAAGTATTATAAAAATTGCTGTTAAAGAAGCTCAACCGCATAGCGGAGTTAAAAAGGGCGAAGTTTTAGACGCGGTTGTTGTGCGGACAAGAAAAGAAACAAGAAGAAAAGACGGCACTTATGTTCGTTTTGATGAAAATGCTGTTGTTGTCATTGATAAAAAGAATAAAGAGCCAAAAGGAACTCGTATTTTCGGGCCTGTTGCAAGAGAATTAAGGGATTTGGGATTTACTAAAATCATTTCTTTAGCTCCGGAAGTTTTATAAAACGATAAATTAAAATATGAAAATTAAAAAAGGAGACAAAGTAAAAGTAATAGCAGGAAAAGATCGCGGAAAAAGCGGGAAAGTTTTAAAAGTGGCTGAAAAATTAAAAAAAGTTTCTGTTGAAGGATTAAATTTAAGAATTAAGCATATGCGTCCAAAAAAGCAGGGCGAGAAAGGGCAAAGAATTCAGTTTCCAGCTCCTATGGATATTTCAAATATAATGTTGATTTGTCCAAAATGTTCAAAACTAACAAGAACAAAATATAAAAAATTAGAAGATAAAAGCAAGGTAAGAATTTGCAAAAAATGCAAAGAAATAATTTAAATTAAGTTTCATTGCGATGAGAAACGACGAAGCAATTCCGAGAATTGACGATAATATTTACGAGATTGCTTCCCCGCCACTGCGGGTCGCAAAGACAGATAAAAATATGAATTTAAAAGATAAATATAATAAAAAAATAATTTCAGAATTAAAAAAGAAGTTCAATTATAAAAATGATTTGGAATGTCCAAGGATAGTAAAAGCGACTGTTAATGTTGGCTTAGGCTCTGGATTAAAAGACACAAAATATATTGAATTAGCAAAAAAGAATTTAATGGCGATTACTGGGCAGATGCCTTTAAAAAATAAGGCAAAAAAATCAATTTCTGGATTTAAAATCAGAGAAGGGATGATAGTCGGGATGTCAGTTACTATTCGCGGTAATAGAATGTATGATTTTGTAAGCAGATTAGTGGATGTCGCGTTACCTCGTGTTAGGGATTTTCGCGGGATTTCTCCAAAGAGTGTCGATAAAAATGGCAATTTGACAATAGGAATTAAAGAATATATTATTTTTCCAGAGATTGAGATGGAAGGCGTTGAAAGACTGCATGGTTTGGAAATATCAATTTCCACGACAGCTAAAACTTACGAACAAGGATTGAAATTGTTTAAATTGTTAGGTTTTCCTTTTAAAAAGAAAAATTAATTATAAGATAAAAGCTAATACATTATTTATGGCAAGAAAAGCTCAAATAGTAAAATCAAATAAAAAACCAAAATTTTCCACTAGAAAAGTTAATCGTTGTTGGCGTTGCGGGAGAAATAGCGGATATATGAGAAAATTTGAACTATGTAGAATATGTTTTAGGGAATTGGCAAAAGACGGAGAAATTGTTGGAATTAAAAAATCAAGCTGGTAATATTAATTATTAAAATATTTTAAATTTCATAAGCTGAAAGCTAACGAAGTTATACTAAAAACTAACGAAGCTAAAAGCTATATAAATATATGACAGATCCAATATCAGATATGTTAACAAGGATAAGGAATTCTTTAGCAGTTAAAAAAACTAAAGTTATTATTCCAATGTCCAAAATAAAATTAGAGATAGCAAAAATTTTAGAAAATGGCAAATGGATTGAGAAATTTTCTAAAGTTGATAACAATATAGTTATAACTCTTAAATATGAAAATGGAGAGCCAGCTATTAGTTGTTTGAAACGAATTAGCAAACCAGGCTGTAGGATTTATTCTAAGTATAAAGATTTACCGATAGTCTTGGATGGTTTAGGATTTTCTATTATTTCTACGCCTAAAGGATTGATGACAAATAAAGAATCTCACAGACAAAAGATGGGCGGAGAAGTAGTTTGTGAAATATATTAACAATATGGGATTATTATGATTTTTGGGATATTTGAGACTTTTGTGATAATATTTTAAAATTGAATCCCAAACATCTCAAATATCTCAATTATCTCAAATATCTCAATAAAAAATATGTCTAGAATAGGAAAACAACCAATTAAAATATTAGAAGGCGTTGAAATAAAAATTAGCAACGATAATATTGTTAGCGCCAAAAATCAAAAAGGTGAGTTAAAAGTTCAAATTCATTCTGATGTTAAAGTTGAAAAAAAAGATGATGAAATTATTGTTAGTATTCAAGATTTGGAAAACAACAAGCAAAAAGCTTTATGGGGACTTTCAAGAACTCTTATTTTTAATATGATTGAGGGATTAACAAAATGTTTTGAGAAAAAATTAGAAGTTAATGGAGTTGGTTATCGCGTTGCATTGGCTGGCAACAAGTTGGTTTTAAATGTTGGTTATTCTCATCCAGCTGAATTTGAAGTGCCAGAAGGAATAAATATCACAGTTAAAGGAAATCTAATAACAATTAACGGGATTGACAAGCAACTAGTCGGAGAGGTGTCAGCTAGAATTAGAAAAATAAGAAAACCAGAACCTTATAAAGGAAAAGGCATCAAATATATTGATGAAACAATTAGGAGAAAAGCTGGTAAAGCGGCTAAAACAACGGCTTAATATAAAAAATATGAAAAATTTAAATAAAATTAAACAACAAGCAAGAAAAAGAAGGCATAAAAGAATTCGTTCTATAATAAAAGGGACAAAAGAGCTTCCGCGTTTTTCTGTTTTTAGAAGCAACAAATGTGTTTTTTTGCAATTAATAGATGATACAAAAAATATAACTTTAGTAAGTGTTAATGAAAATGAGATCAAGAGCAAAAAAGAAGACAAAACGCAAAAAGCTTTTAAAGCAGGCGAGTTATTTGCCGTAAAAGCGCTTAAATTAAAAATTAAAAAAGTTTTGTTTGACAGAGGCGGTTATAAATATCATGGCAGAGTTAAGGCTGTTGCTGAAGGAGCTAAAAAAGGAGGATTAAAATTTTAAATAATTATATGATTAAAAGAAGAAAAACAAATTTTAAAAAAGAAGAACAAGAATTTGAGCAGAAAATTGTTGATTTGGCAAGAGTGACAAGAGTTATGGCAGGCGGAAAACGTTTAAGATTTAGAGCGACTGTTGTTGTTGGCGATAAAAAATCAAGAATAGGAGTTGGTGTTGGAAAAGGCGTTGACGTTAGTTTGGCAATTTCCAAAGCTGTTGTTGTGGCAAAGAAAAAAATGATCAACACTCCAATTTTTGACAATACTATTCCTTGCGAAGTAAAAGAAAAATATGGGGCCGCGATAATTTTTTTAAAACCGGCTAAACAGGGGACAGGTATTATCGCTGGCGGAGCCGTTAGAACAGTATTGGAATTAAGCGGATTGCAAAATGTTGTTGGCAAGATTTATGGTTCAAAAAATAAGATTAACAATGTTCGCGCGACGATTAACGCTTTAAAAAGAATTGAAAAAATGGTCGCGAAAAAACAAGCGTTATTTGATAAAAAAACCAGTAAATCAGAAGATCTAAAAAAAGATAATAAAATAGCAAAAGATATTGTTAAGCCAATATCAGATAAAAAATAATATATGAGCTTAAGTTTGCATAATTTAAAACCAAATAAAAAATCAGTAAAAAAGAAAAAGCGAGTTGGTCGTGGAAATTCTTCTGGAACAGGAACTTATAGCGGGAGAGGCATAAAAGGGCAGAGATCTCGTTCTGGTGGAAAAAATAAATTAAAAAGACTTGGTATGAGGCAGGTTATTTTTGCTACTCCTAAAAAGAAAGGATTTAAAAGCGGGCGACCTAAAAATCAAATAGTTAATTTTATTGATATTAACAAGCATTTTAAAGATGGCAGTGAAATTAGCCCTAAAGCATTGTTAAAAGTAAGATTAATTGATACAATAAAAGTGCCTGTTAAAATTTTAGGAAAAGGAAAGTTAGAAATTAAAAATTTAAAATTTGTTGGCGTAAAAATGAGTGCAAGCGTAAAAGAAAAAATAAAAGGTGAAAGTAAAAAAGTTAAGAAAATATAATATTCCCCCTTTGGAAAAGGGGGTTGGGGGATTTTACAATTCAAAATAATTCGCATTATATTTATTCGTGGCATTTGCATAAATTCGCGGATTCGCATTTTCCTATAATTCGGAGCATTCGGATACAATTCGTAAATTCGGATTATATTATTTATATGTTTAAAAAATTAATAAAAAAATTAATCCAGATTTGGAAAATTAAAGATTTAAGAAACAATATTTTATTTGTTTTGGCAATGCTGGTTGTTTTTAGAATTGCCGCTAATATTCCAATGACAGGAGTTAATGTCGCTGCTTTAAAAGATTATTTTTCTAATAATCAATTTTTAGGCCTTGTAAATATTTTTACTGGTGGAGGAATGAGTAATTTTTCTGTTGTAATGCTTGGAATAGGACCTTATATTACTTCATCTATTATTTTTCAGTTATTAACAATGATTGTTCCGCGCTTAGAAGAGATGAACAAAGAAGAAAGCGGAAGGAAAAAAATAAACCAATATACCAGAATAGCTACTGTTCCATTAGCAATGTTGCAGGCGTATGGAATGATTACGCTTTTAAGCAGGACTTCAAGCACACAGATTATTCCTGAGTTGGATATATGGAAATATATCACAATGATTATTACCATTACTGGCGGAACAATGTTTTTGGTTTGGTTGGGCGAACTTATATCTGAAAAAAAGATTGGGAATGGAATTTCAATTATAATTTTCGCGGGAATAGTAGCGAGTATTCCAACAACAATTGGGCAGACAATAGCCGCAACATTTAATTTTGATACGCATACTTTTGAATTTTCACAAATGGGAAGCTTATTAAGTTTCGGAGTGATTGCCATATTTACGACAGCTGTTATTGTTTATATTTCTGAAGCTCAAAGGAATGTGCCTGTTTCTTACGCTAAAAGAGTTCGCGGGATGAAAATGTACGGCGGAATGGATACCCATCTTCCTTTAAAAGTTAATCAAGCTGGAATGATTCCAATAATATTCGCGATTTCCATTATTATGTTTCCGCCAATGATAGCGCAATTTTTCGCGCGTTCCAGCCACCAATGGCTTTTATGGATGTCTAATTTTATTTTAGATTTATTCGCAAACCAGCTTTTTTATGGAATACTTTATTTTTCATTAGTTGTGGCATTTACTTATTTTTATACTTCTATTATATTTCATCCAAAACAAATAGCTGAAAATTTGCAAAAGCAAGGAGCTTTTATTCCTGGAATTCGTCCGGGAAGTATGACAGAAGAATATCTGGGCAATACTGTCCATAAAATAGTTTTCACTGGAGCTTTGTTCTTAGGTGGGGTTGCTGTTGTGCCTCTGCTTATGCAAATTGTTGTTGAAGCGCCCTGGCTTACTATCAGCGGCGCGAGTTTATTGATTGTTGTTGGCGTGGTTTTAGAATCAATGAAACAGATTGATTCGCAATTGACAATGAGAGACTACGAAGGGTTTTAAAATCAACTTTTGAAAGATTAGAATAATCAT
The Patescibacteria group bacterium genome window above contains:
- the rpsQ gene encoding 30S ribosomal protein S17, which produces MADNKTIKRIFNGVVMSDKMEKTIVVKVDRTKIHPKYKKRYVVSKRYKVHDAKNRFKEGDKVAFVECRPLSKDKRWRVIYK
- the rpsC gene encoding 30S ribosomal protein S3, whose amino-acid sequence is MGQKVNPKSFRLHSIYSWDSSWFSEKNFSKFLREDVLIKEYIKKKLKDMGVAKISIKRSGNSFELDIYSSKPGMIIGRGGAGIENLRKEIIKKFFKNSQGKNRTVIDLNIKEVKNPNLSAELVAQSIVVDLEKRILFRRAMKQAIERVKKAGVKGVKVRLSGRLNGVEIARTEHLSHGNLPLHTLRADIDYALRIASTTYGAIGVKVWIYKGEIFKSKN
- the rplP gene encoding 50S ribosomal protein L16, with the translated sequence MLAPKKTKYRKSQKGRRRERDIATSGTDVSFGAYGLKAQTSHWVDSRQIESARRAITHFLKRKGKMWIRIFPDKPVTAKGAEMPMGKGKGAVDRYVAMVRSGMILFEIAGVSEEEAKRAMKLAEYKLPVKCKFVNK
- the rplN gene encoding 50S ribosomal protein L14 encodes the protein MVQHRSMLKVADNSGAKRVQCIGLFGGTGIRYGRIGSIIKIAVKEAQPHSGVKKGEVLDAVVVRTRKETRRKDGTYVRFDENAVVVIDKKNKEPKGTRIFGPVARELRDLGFTKIISLAPEVL
- the secY gene encoding preprotein translocase subunit SecY gives rise to the protein MFKKLIKKLIQIWKIKDLRNNILFVLAMLVVFRIAANIPMTGVNVAALKDYFSNNQFLGLVNIFTGGGMSNFSVVMLGIGPYITSSIIFQLLTMIVPRLEEMNKEESGRKKINQYTRIATVPLAMLQAYGMITLLSRTSSTQIIPELDIWKYITMIITITGGTMFLVWLGELISEKKIGNGISIIIFAGIVASIPTTIGQTIAATFNFDTHTFEFSQMGSLLSFGVIAIFTTAVIVYISEAQRNVPVSYAKRVRGMKMYGGMDTHLPLKVNQAGMIPIIFAISIIMFPPMIAQFFARSSHQWLLWMSNFILDLFANQLFYGILYFSLVVAFTYFYTSIIFHPKQIAENLQKQGAFIPGIRPGSMTEEYLGNTVHKIVFTGALFLGGVAVVPLLMQIVVEAPWLTISGASLLIVVGVVLESMKQIDSQLTMRDYEGF
- the rpsS gene encoding 30S ribosomal protein S19 — translated: MSRSLKKGPYINERLLKKIKDLKQGDKTIIKTWDRSCVITPDMIGFTIGIHNGKTHIPVFISENMVGHKLGEFSATRKFVSHGGKMAKTQAKGAK
- the rplO gene encoding 50S ribosomal protein L15, which produces MSLSLHNLKPNKKSVKKKKRVGRGNSSGTGTYSGRGIKGQRSRSGGKNKLKRLGMRQVIFATPKKKGFKSGRPKNQIVNFIDINKHFKDGSEISPKALLKVRLIDTIKVPVKILGKGKLEIKNLKFVGVKMSASVKEKIKGESKKVKKI
- the rplW gene encoding 50S ribosomal protein L23; its protein translation is MSFLDKIKKTIKKEDKKDVKKESANWRKKKTEKKKDVKKTEQKKIVPLRQPAYGGKEVKVKEAKKKKTDGIAYRILVKPLITEKVTDLAVFNQYAFAVSINANKIDIKKAIQEVYGVMPIAVNVINMRGKKVRSGKVSGRTKRWKKAIITLKKGEKIEVYKGV
- the rplR gene encoding 50S ribosomal protein L18; the protein is MKNLNKIKQQARKRRHKRIRSIIKGTKELPRFSVFRSNKCVFLQLIDDTKNITLVSVNENEIKSKKEDKTQKAFKAGELFAVKALKLKIKKVLFDRGGYKYHGRVKAVAEGAKKGGLKF
- the rplB gene encoding 50S ribosomal protein L2, whose product is MGIKKYKPITPGRRKSSVQDFSDITKKDPEKSLVIIKKRKGGRNNQGKITVRHRGGGAKRYIRIIDFKQNRFDDPATVSAIEYDPNRGARIALIKYEDGEKKYIIAPIGMKVGNKIVSSKKAETEIKSGNRTLLKNIPSGLSVYNIELVPGKGGQIARGAGTVVKLMAVEGKYAQLKMPSGEIRLVLKDCMATIGQASNPDYRLIRWGKAGRIRHKGIRPTVRGKAMNPVDHPHGGGEGNQPIGLKHPKTPWGKPALGVRTRNKKKSSNRLIIKRRKIKRK
- the rpsH gene encoding 30S ribosomal protein S8 produces the protein MTDPISDMLTRIRNSLAVKKTKVIIPMSKIKLEIAKILENGKWIEKFSKVDNNIVITLKYENGEPAISCLKRISKPGCRIYSKYKDLPIVLDGLGFSIISTPKGLMTNKESHRQKMGGEVVCEIY
- the rplE gene encoding 50S ribosomal protein L5 codes for the protein MNLKDKYNKKIISELKKKFNYKNDLECPRIVKATVNVGLGSGLKDTKYIELAKKNLMAITGQMPLKNKAKKSISGFKIREGMIVGMSVTIRGNRMYDFVSRLVDVALPRVRDFRGISPKSVDKNGNLTIGIKEYIIFPEIEMEGVERLHGLEISISTTAKTYEQGLKLFKLLGFPFKKKN
- the rpmC gene encoding 50S ribosomal protein L29, with the translated sequence MDIKEIKKMPKKELKRKLNEKRDKLREFRFNVESRHLKNVRAIRESKKDIAKILTILNQNDKLSK
- the rplX gene encoding 50S ribosomal protein L24 codes for the protein MKIKKGDKVKVIAGKDRGKSGKVLKVAEKLKKVSVEGLNLRIKHMRPKKQGEKGQRIQFPAPMDISNIMLICPKCSKLTRTKYKKLEDKSKVRICKKCKEII
- the rplF gene encoding 50S ribosomal protein L6, yielding MSRIGKQPIKILEGVEIKISNDNIVSAKNQKGELKVQIHSDVKVEKKDDEIIVSIQDLENNKQKALWGLSRTLIFNMIEGLTKCFEKKLEVNGVGYRVALAGNKLVLNVGYSHPAEFEVPEGINITVKGNLITINGIDKQLVGEVSARIRKIRKPEPYKGKGIKYIDETIRRKAGKAAKTTA
- the rplV gene encoding 50S ribosomal protein L22, whose protein sequence is MEMKARAKHIKMSPKKIRLVVDVIRKMDVNNASAQLKFINKLATKPVEKLLNSAVANAKHNFGLEKDNLYIKEIRVDEGAVLKRWRPRAFGRAGAIRKRSSHISLILDEKEETKKKEIKKAKISAPETVKESPKNEIKKESTLRHPPAGGADGGKKDGIETKKPTEEEIAKEIFDEREKGKHRHKEHQDKLRKKSKHGIVKRMFRRKAG
- the rpsE gene encoding 30S ribosomal protein S5 — its product is MIKRRKTNFKKEEQEFEQKIVDLARVTRVMAGGKRLRFRATVVVGDKKSRIGVGVGKGVDVSLAISKAVVVAKKKMINTPIFDNTIPCEVKEKYGAAIIFLKPAKQGTGIIAGGAVRTVLELSGLQNVVGKIYGSKNKINNVRATINALKRIEKMVAKKQALFDKKTSKSEDLKKDNKIAKDIVKPISDKK
- a CDS encoding type Z 30S ribosomal protein S14; amino-acid sequence: MARKAQIVKSNKKPKFSTRKVNRCWRCGRNSGYMRKFELCRICFRELAKDGEIVGIKKSSW